The following proteins are encoded in a genomic region of Populus nigra chromosome 16, ddPopNigr1.1, whole genome shotgun sequence:
- the LOC133676019 gene encoding palmitoyl-acyl carrier protein thioesterase, chloroplastic-like, which produces MVALKGNALFGTNSVTGEQRGFISATSVTELTRGSSLKEELDTDKLLLLARSFEVDADKTATLESILNLLQETALNHVLVSGLLGDGFGATHGMVSNNLARVVTRMQVRVDEYPWMLEKLNGFCRGEVMEVDTWIGASGKNENRRDWLIRSDATGEVLTRATRTWAMMNQQTRRLSKMPEAVRAEISPGFIEKKTFQEEIPEKINKLNTNAKFTNSNLKTIPRKFLENYQLTRIAFECRRECGSCSDVVQSLCEPEEEWSEERHQGSNNVDNGDSLASVLFQDSKREAICSSNYQHSNILADKSVETSTTASRAIKYRI; this is translated from the exons ATGGTAGCTCTCAAGGGAAATGCATTGTTTGGAACAAATTCTGTAACTGGCGAGCAGAGGGGCTTTATATCAGCTACATCTGTTACAGAATTGACTCGT GGGTCATCATTAAAGGAGGAGTTGGATACAGACAAACTGTTGTTACTTGCAAGGTCATTTGAAGTTGATGCTGATAAAACTGCAACATTAGAAAGCATTCTCAACCTTCTTCAG GAAACAGCATTGAACCACGTATTGGTATCTGGACTGCTAGGTGATGGTTTTGGTGCAACGCATGGCATGGTAAGCAATAACCTCGCAAGGGTTGTAACAAGGATGCAAGTTCGAGTTGATGAATATCCG TGGATGCTTGAGAAGCTTAATGGTTTTTGTAGGGGTGAAGTAATGGAGGTTGACACATGGATAGGGGCATCAGGTAAAAATGAAAACAGGCGAGACTGGCTTATCAGAAGTGATGCCACCGGAGAAGTCTTAACTCGGGCTACAAG AACTTGGGCGATGATGAACCAACAAACTAGACGACTATCAAAGATGCCAGAAGCAGTCAGAGCGGAGATTTCACCTGGgtttatagaaaagaaaacttttCAAGAAGAAATTCCTGAAAAGATCAACAAGCTAAACACGAATGCCAAATTTACAAACAGCAACTTGAAG ACCATCCCTCGCAAGTTTTTGGAGAACTACCAGCTAACCAGGATAGCTTTCGAGTGTAGAAGAGAATGTGGCAGTTGTTCAGACGTGGTTCAATCACTATGTGAACCTGAAGAAGAGTGGTCTGAAGAAAGACATCAAGGCAGTAATAACGTTGACAATGGAGATTCACTAGCATCAGTTTTGTTTCAGGACT CAAAGCGCGAGGCTATATGTAGTAGCAACTACCAACACAGCAACATTCTTGCAGACAAGAGTGTTGAGACTTCTACTACAGCCTCAAGAGCAATCAAGTATAGGATATAG